One Acidobacteriota bacterium DNA segment encodes these proteins:
- the glmM gene encoding phosphoglucosamine mutase: MKPLKIGITGVRGIVGETLTPELIVQFTQAFGTYLDRGRILVCRDTRPSGPMARSAVLAGLLAAGCEVFDLGVCPTPSMQLAVKHFGAQGGLSITAGHNPSAWNALKFVRGDGLYLNTMQAEELLDVFHQGEFAKAKWNELQTHIETRDALAPHLAALQNAFDVAAIRARRFTVAVDYCNGACVQLSARWLEALGCTVLAINDDVSAPFPHNPEPQRETMAQLRAVVKAGRADLGLAHDADGERLGLVTETGEVLSEEMTLALAAEVKLQRTPGVVVTNVSTTRAIETIAARHASTVVRTPVGSSYISEALLEYQAVLGGEGNGAVAVPAVQLTHDSAAAIGLLLEHLARSGQSLAALAATLPRYAMLKRYVPVAPNLLFSALHEVRQEIASAGAAEVDLSDGIKLSWPDGWLHIRASNTESMLRLIAEAETETRAQELLAWARDRLPRS; encoded by the coding sequence ATCGGCATCACCGGCGTGCGCGGCATTGTGGGCGAAACGCTCACGCCCGAATTGATCGTGCAATTTACGCAAGCCTTCGGCACCTATCTGGATCGTGGGCGCATCCTCGTCTGCCGCGACACGCGCCCCTCAGGGCCAATGGCGCGCTCGGCGGTGCTGGCCGGCTTGCTGGCCGCCGGGTGCGAAGTGTTTGATCTGGGTGTTTGTCCGACGCCTTCGATGCAGTTGGCGGTTAAGCATTTCGGCGCGCAGGGCGGACTCTCGATCACCGCCGGGCACAATCCGTCGGCTTGGAATGCGCTGAAATTCGTGCGCGGGGACGGGCTATACTTGAACACGATGCAGGCCGAAGAGTTGCTGGACGTTTTCCACCAAGGCGAATTCGCCAAGGCCAAATGGAACGAGCTGCAAACCCACATCGAGACGCGCGATGCCCTTGCACCGCACCTCGCTGCTTTGCAAAACGCCTTTGATGTCGCCGCGATTCGTGCGCGCCGCTTCACCGTGGCCGTGGATTATTGCAACGGCGCCTGCGTGCAACTCAGTGCGCGTTGGCTGGAAGCGTTAGGCTGCACCGTGCTGGCGATCAACGATGACGTGAGCGCGCCGTTCCCGCACAATCCCGAACCCCAGCGCGAGACGATGGCGCAACTGCGTGCCGTCGTGAAAGCTGGACGCGCTGATCTGGGTTTGGCGCACGATGCCGATGGCGAACGGCTCGGCCTTGTCACCGAAACTGGCGAAGTGCTGTCAGAAGAAATGACGCTGGCGCTGGCTGCTGAGGTGAAACTGCAACGCACGCCGGGCGTCGTCGTCACCAATGTCTCGACCACGCGCGCTATCGAAACCATCGCCGCGCGCCACGCTTCGACCGTGGTGCGCACGCCGGTCGGTTCGTCTTACATTTCCGAAGCGCTGCTCGAATACCAGGCGGTGTTGGGTGGCGAAGGCAATGGCGCGGTCGCTGTGCCCGCCGTGCAACTGACCCATGACAGCGCCGCCGCCATTGGCCTATTGCTCGAACACCTGGCGCGCAGCGGGCAAAGTCTGGCGGCGCTGGCCGCCACGTTGCCGCGTTACGCGATGCTGAAACGCTATGTGCCGGTCGCGCCGAACCTGCTCTTTTCCGCGCTGCACGAAGTCCGCCAGGAAATCGCCAGCGCCGGTGCCGCCGAGGTGGATTTGAGCGATGGTATTAAACTTTCGTGGCCGGACGGCTGGCTGCACATTCGCGCGTCGAATACGGAATCCATGCTCCGGCTGATTGCCGAGGCCGAAACCGAAACGCGCGCGCAAGAGTTGCTGGCCTGGGCGCGCGACCGTTTGCCCAGGAGCTAA